A genomic region of Candidatus Cloacimonadota bacterium contains the following coding sequences:
- a CDS encoding adenylate/guanylate cyclase domain-containing protein, protein MKKTNFPKARLTKNYKKWYIGFFLAIVISLIVSFLQESEFGKQLELKTLDYRFRKFTCPAKADTNIVLVSIDDSSLDYFSSFGIYWKWPRSYYGFLVDYLSKVEAKAVIFDMMFDDPDINRDETDAEETDGAFAQAIKNYGKTILAGKFSRDSLRMMPNINRFALNFQSSSNKYLHPNNVGGSFPIDTLLNATNLIGIIDIQADNDGIIRRAPLISKYQNKYYPQLAFACLLQKENERTNIIQTHKSISFENNTIPVDKSGKYLINWYGSGGPDGFFQYIPFAAVIQSASALEQDLEPTISHNKFKNKYVIIGATASGLSDLRTTPFVKPYPGFEIWATILSNFINRDFVTVVPFWLNLLNTIFAAFLTFLIFTRFKPRISNPLMIALLIYILGLSLWLWSGQRILLNITMPLFGFFIMYFAIVTVSFLMEGQSKREIRKVFTRYLHPDVIKSLLEHPNEVEIGGNKIEATVLFTDIANFTTFSEGHTPTELVKLLNEYFEKLTQIVIDNNGLLDKYTGDGLMAIFGAPVQREDHAVLACKVALAHRTYCRKLLSNPQIEESSVYNFHIHTRIGINSGEIVAGNIGSKLRMDYTAIGDGVNLSARLEGVNKVYKTNVIISQSTYDLISGSFICRELDTLRVKGKKKPTKIYELVAENHEATAELSELIEKYTEALGFYRTGKWEKAIEIFKKLTEGSFSDPPSQIMLKRCIDFKKKPPKNWDGVLTMEVK, encoded by the coding sequence ATGAAAAAAACGAACTTTCCAAAAGCACGATTAACAAAAAACTATAAAAAATGGTACATCGGATTTTTTCTCGCAATTGTTATTTCGCTCATAGTCTCTTTTTTGCAAGAAAGTGAGTTTGGCAAACAACTCGAATTGAAGACGCTGGATTATCGCTTCCGGAAATTCACGTGTCCCGCAAAAGCAGATACGAACATCGTTCTCGTTTCTATTGATGATTCCAGTCTCGATTATTTTTCTTCATTTGGGATTTATTGGAAATGGCCTCGAAGCTACTATGGTTTTCTCGTTGACTATCTTTCCAAAGTCGAAGCGAAAGCTGTGATATTTGATATGATGTTCGACGATCCGGATATCAATCGGGACGAAACAGATGCGGAGGAGACAGACGGGGCTTTTGCCCAAGCCATAAAAAATTACGGCAAAACCATACTTGCAGGAAAATTCTCAAGAGATTCTTTAAGAATGATGCCGAATATTAACAGATTCGCCTTGAATTTTCAATCATCTTCAAACAAATATTTACACCCAAACAATGTCGGAGGAAGTTTCCCGATTGACACTTTGCTGAATGCTACAAATCTAATTGGTATAATAGATATTCAAGCCGATAATGATGGAATTATTCGTCGCGCCCCGCTAATTTCTAAATATCAGAACAAATATTATCCGCAGTTAGCCTTTGCCTGTTTATTACAAAAAGAAAACGAGCGGACTAATATTATCCAAACGCATAAATCAATCTCCTTTGAAAACAACACAATTCCTGTAGATAAATCTGGGAAATACTTAATTAACTGGTATGGAAGTGGCGGCCCGGATGGATTTTTTCAATACATTCCTTTTGCAGCCGTGATCCAATCCGCAAGTGCTTTGGAACAGGATTTGGAGCCAACCATCTCTCATAATAAGTTCAAAAATAAATATGTTATTATTGGGGCAACTGCTTCCGGTTTGTCTGACCTGCGTACTACTCCATTTGTAAAGCCATATCCCGGATTTGAGATATGGGCAACAATTCTTAGCAATTTTATCAATCGGGATTTTGTAACTGTGGTTCCTTTTTGGTTGAATTTGTTAAACACGATTTTTGCTGCTTTTCTCACTTTCCTGATTTTTACCCGATTCAAACCAAGAATCAGTAACCCGTTAATGATTGCCTTGCTGATTTATATTTTGGGATTATCGCTTTGGCTTTGGTCCGGACAAAGAATTTTGCTGAATATCACGATGCCATTATTCGGATTTTTTATTATGTATTTTGCAATTGTAACAGTTAGCTTTTTAATGGAAGGGCAGTCGAAACGTGAAATTCGCAAAGTCTTTACCCGTTATTTGCATCCTGATGTAATAAAATCCCTTTTGGAACATCCGAATGAAGTGGAAATTGGTGGAAACAAAATCGAGGCAACCGTTCTTTTTACCGATATTGCAAATTTCACTACTTTTTCAGAAGGGCACACACCTACGGAACTGGTTAAATTACTCAACGAATATTTTGAAAAACTTACTCAAATTGTCATTGATAACAACGGTTTGCTGGACAAATACACCGGAGATGGTTTGATGGCAATTTTTGGAGCTCCGGTTCAAAGAGAAGATCACGCTGTTCTCGCTTGCAAAGTAGCGCTTGCTCATCGCACTTATTGCCGGAAATTGCTTTCAAATCCCCAAATTGAGGAATCCTCTGTTTATAATTTCCACATTCACACTCGCATTGGGATAAATTCCGGAGAAATCGTGGCTGGAAATATTGGCTCGAAGTTGCGAATGGATTACACCGCAATCGGCGATGGGGTAAATCTCTCTGCAAGACTGGAAGGTGTGAATAAAGTCTATAAAACAAATGTGATAATCAGCCAATCTACCTACGATCTGATTTCCGGATCTTTCATCTGCAGAGAACTTGACACTTTACGAGTGAAAGGCAAAAAGAAGCCTACAAAGATTTATGAACTTGTTGCAGAAAATCACGAAGCCACCGCAGAATTGTCTGAACTAATTGAGAAATACACAGAAGCTTTGGGATTCTACCGGACTGGAAAATGGGAAAAAGCTATTGAGATCTTTAAAAAACTTACCGAGGGCTCATTCTCTGACCCTCCGTCTCAAATTATGCTGAAACGTTGTATTGATTTCAAGAAAAAACCACCCAAAAATTGGGATGGCGTTTTAACTATGGAGGTAAAATGA
- a CDS encoding M48 family metalloprotease, with protein MIRKKISLTLFIIFFSILFLNQSVYSEEKSNCTINREHALLRSGPGSYYPSIAELPSGMEIAIIEETNGWYKINVDSLTGYVAKKITEGKTRRNDFSSHDTDTFAQMGKKRAVKRVNQAELTAGIKGLGGKFCKNLKGDKKFVEIFVGYSLDSDQFSQFRFETYKNMDLNKIRNEVELPELVAPTYFTFEEDAMGIGIAAAISEMGLYQNKSVQDYVNFVGNLVVQASNAYDIPFKFFILDIPQPNAYSCPGGIIFITKGLLDFLENEAELACVLGHEITHVSCYHGMKELEERKVQIIAEDSFADLDEETEENFGPMDDSLKAVEEELESMSMSIYGRIFAGRYAEYEEEADKYGIIYATRAGYDPRSMADLLQRLIASGKTSNNEHFTHEQMVQRKALIQISLNNSEISHGLVLNRERLKSRLTN; from the coding sequence ATGATAAGAAAAAAAATAAGTCTAACTTTGTTTATAATATTTTTTTCGATTCTTTTCTTAAACCAATCGGTTTATTCGGAAGAGAAATCCAATTGCACGATCAACCGCGAACATGCCCTTTTGCGTTCCGGTCCCGGTTCATATTATCCATCCATCGCAGAACTTCCGTCAGGTATGGAAATTGCAATAATTGAAGAAACAAACGGCTGGTATAAAATCAATGTAGATTCTCTCACCGGATATGTTGCAAAAAAAATTACTGAAGGAAAAACAAGAAGGAACGATTTCAGTTCTCACGACACAGATACATTTGCTCAAATGGGAAAGAAGAGAGCAGTTAAAAGAGTTAATCAGGCTGAATTGACTGCCGGTATCAAAGGATTGGGCGGAAAATTCTGCAAGAATCTAAAGGGCGATAAAAAATTTGTGGAAATATTTGTGGGTTATTCTCTGGATTCGGATCAATTTTCACAATTCCGCTTTGAAACCTATAAAAATATGGATCTCAACAAAATTAGAAACGAAGTAGAATTGCCGGAATTGGTAGCACCCACATATTTTACTTTTGAGGAAGATGCAATGGGAATAGGAATTGCCGCGGCTATTTCCGAAATGGGATTATATCAAAATAAGTCCGTTCAGGATTATGTAAATTTTGTGGGAAATCTGGTTGTTCAGGCAAGCAATGCCTATGATATTCCCTTCAAATTTTTCATTCTGGATATTCCCCAACCAAATGCTTATTCTTGCCCGGGAGGAATAATTTTTATCACAAAGGGTTTGCTTGATTTTCTGGAAAATGAAGCGGAACTCGCCTGTGTTCTCGGGCACGAAATTACCCACGTTTCCTGTTATCACGGAATGAAAGAGCTGGAAGAACGCAAAGTGCAAATAATTGCCGAAGATTCATTTGCCGATCTTGATGAAGAAACGGAAGAAAATTTTGGTCCTATGGATGATTCTCTCAAAGCAGTTGAGGAAGAGCTGGAAAGCATGAGTATGTCAATCTATGGCAGGATATTTGCCGGACGTTATGCGGAATACGAAGAAGAAGCGGATAAATATGGAATAATTTACGCTACCCGCGCCGGATATGATCCTCGCAGCATGGCAGACCTGCTTCAGCGTTTGATCGCCAGCGGAAAAACATCAAATAACGAACATTTTACGCATGAGCAGATGGTGCAAAGAAAGGCATTGATTCAAATTAGTTTGAATAATTCGGAAATATCTCACGGACTTGTTCTGAACCGAGAAAGGCTGAAAAGCAGATTGACGAATTAG